The nucleotide window CAATGAATGGATTTCAGAAGCGTTGAGGAACCAACAGAAGCATTGCCTCTTCATATACTTCCTCTTTTcttaaatataagatcttttaaaaaattattataaactacatagaaaacaaaataagtgaatctatactttaaaatatgtctagatGCATCTGTATTTGGTCAGtcataaaatctctaaaaagtcttatatttcggAGGGAGTATAAGAAAAGAAGGCTAAAAAAACCATTATGTACAGAGTACGATGTAGCGACACACCCCACGTGttttgtgcttgtgaggatcagCCATATGAACCATGAACACGTTAGGATACATACAAGGCGAGAACTGTTGGTGCTGACTCACCCTCGTGCATCACGAGCAAGGGAATCACTCGTTCTGAGATATGATGGCAGTAAGAAATAAAGGCTCGTACGGGTAACTCATAATAAGGAGTAGTACACCTCGTGCAACACGGCAAAATCGACAAATATGATCCTTAGATAGTAAAAATTTACAAACTGGACTACGTTCGAAAATTTTCCACTCAGCTAACCCTTTTATGTGACGTCCGATACTTAGGCGTCACACtatactgtgtgacgcctaagcgtCGGGTGTTGCACATGCTGCAGTGTGACGCCGagagcttaggcgccacacatgcatttatgctcGGCGCTCAGGCACTCTTCCAGCACCTCCACCCACAGAGCGCCGGCGCCCACGTCCGCGTACGCATGGGCGGTGGCCTTCGCCGACCGCCGCCTCGTGGCACGGGTGGTGCCCACGAGGCAGCCCGCGAGGCGGCTTGCCGACTGGCCGGCCAGGGCCCTGGCCGCGGTCGGGTTCACCAAGGAGGCCGTCCCGCGGAAGGAGTTCCGGGGCATCCCGGGAGAGGGCGACACCGGCGGCCTGGGGACCGATGATGCTCCCCCAGCGGCAACGCCGTCGTAGCCGCCACGGAACAGGGCCGACAACCCCAGCCTGCACAACCCCCTGATGCGTCTCGAGCGCATGGGATGTGGTTGGGTTGGCGTCATCTTCGAGTGGGAGGGCGTGGTGGTGGAGGACGACACGCGGCTGGAGCGGCAGGCGTGGCTGACCCTGGCCGAGGAGGAGGGCAAGTCGCCGCCGCCCGCGTTCATCCTTCGGCGGCTCGAGGGGATGAAGGCTGAGCACGCCGTCTCCGAGGTGCTATGCTGGTCTCGGGACCCCTCGGAGCTCCGGCGCCTGCCTCGAGGGCGACCGCGGTTGCGCGTGGCGTCGGGCACTCGCTCCGgaccgtggtggtggtggcggcgtgggCGAGCGGCAAGGCCACCGCCCATGCGTACGCCGACGTGGGCGCCGGCGCTCTGTGGGTGGAGGTGCTGGAGGAGTGACTGAGCGCCGAGCATAAgtgcatgtgtggcgcctaagctctCGGCGTCACACTGCAGCATGTGCAACGtccgaggcttaggcgtcacacagtataGTGTGGCGTCTAAGTATCGGGCGTCACACAAAAGGGTTAGCTGAGTGAAAAAATTTCGAACGTAGTTCAATTTGTAAATTTTTACCATCTAATGGTCATATTTGTCGATTTTGCCGTGCAACACGAGCTCATGCATGTGACAATCAGGATAAGATTTTGCCTGGGAGACCGCAATTACTATACATCGATCAGTAGCTGCATCTTGTCATCCCATCTGAACGGCAAGCTGTGGATGGACCATGAAATGCAGAGCTGAAAATGATTACTACAGGTTCAATGAAATGCAGAGCTGAAAATGATTACTACAGGTTCAAGAGAGATAGGGTCGTAAATCACGCATATCTTCATACTTCAGGGCCCATGTATCTTAGAAATTTTTATTCCGAGCAAAAAATGTGTTTGAAAATTTCACATGATAACTAAGTACTACTTCTTGAAAACCTTAGTAATTGTAGAACTCACTATCCCTTAGTAAATTTGATACTCACTCCGTTCCAgtgtataagtcatcttacgaaaacCAAATAATCCAAAACACAGTTGGACAGACGCATTAACTTTCACCTCGTTTTTTGTTTTTTGCCATGAATAAAGAAACCAACCAATAAAAGATGTGTGGTGTGTATGTTATTAATGACTTAAGACTAACTACCACGACACGCAATGGTCATTTCATTGCATGTAATAATATTAATTACGAAATTAGCATTGATttttctcgttttcctcttcgtCTTGGTCACGGTGCATAACCCAAGATGACTTATacacgggacggagggagtattcacAAGCCAACCCATTTGCGCATTTCTACATGCCATAATTAGGACAACATTTGCAATTCGAGGCTCGTGCATCTCGAGAACTTGTCTAACCGACAAGAGAATCTTAGATCTGGTGGCAGTCAGAAATAAAGGTATGGATAATGCTGCATGCGCTGTTAGATTGAGGAGGTGCACCTTGTGCATCACGAGCCTTCTGTGCTCAATGCTCACAATCAGAAAAGCCTCATTACTGTATAACGGTCCTTACATTGATCTTGCTAGTAATTCGACTTTTTAGTGTTCTAAATACTTTAAGTTAAATTAAATTTTCTTTTTCGTATAACTACAAaacatatgcaaaagaagagtgTAAATTCATACTCCCTTCGTTCAAAAATATAAGATGTTTCGCATATTTTAATATGAACTACATAGGAACAAATATGAGGGAACAAGCACACTAAAACTTGTATGTATACGTCTAACTCATGCTTCCGTTCCATCGACTCTGTCACAACAATGCTCTAGAGCTCGCAATCATGAATGGTGTGGTGCACGGAGGAGGATGACAAGCGGATGTGGTATTGTGTGCATCATTGCAGTGGTGGAGCTTGGGGGTTTCAGCCTGGGCCATGCCCCCCCTCCAGCTCAAAAGAAAACAAGCCTATATACATTTATGTTAGATCTATTTTTCGCTACAAAACAGTTGAAAGTAATGAGGTttgcccccctcccctcccatgTTTTTGGTTCAAGCTCCGTCGTTGTTGAATAGCGATGACGACCAAGCCAAGCAACCAGTTGGGTCAGCACGGGCGACAAAGTGGgtttcccgccgccgccgcctgcctAATGCTGGCATGAGGACGGAGGGAAGCCCATTTGTATGCGGTAATTAGTCATGTTATCAGGTCCAGTTATGTCTGTTCACCATTGAACGGGCATCGAGACTTTGATGCGGCACGGGCGACCCTCTTAGCCGGCACACCGCTTCAAGGTTGGCTGCAGTGAGAGGCCCCGCCTTCTCTAGGCTGGCATGAATGCGGCACACAGAGCTGAAATGCGTTGGCACAGGAGATGTTTTTGGGTGGACCCAACGTGTCCGATGCTTAGATGGCTATGGTCTGGATGCCCATAAAGCCTTCTGGTTTGCATTCAATTTAGTACGAAAACGGACAACCGCACTTCTGTACGGACAGATAGGGTACCATGTTGGGTCGCAAAGTGCGTCCAGACCGCCCGGGCTGGGCGGTCTGGACGCTTGTGGTCGGTTTGAGAGCCCATGTTGGAGATACCTTTACTATGCAATGGTCCTTATATGCATCTTTTTAGTAGTACTTTGGTATATAAgatttattttgaaaatactaaatGGTAAGTTGTGGAATCATATGGAATGGACCGTGAAATAAAGGGCTGAAAATGATTACTACATGTCCAATAGAGATAGGGTCGTGCATCACACCTTCCCTTGTATGCTAATAGAATATATATGTTTGACTCAAAAGTATGAAGTATGGTATGGCTATGTGGGAAAACAACAAATCAGAAATATATTGTGACAATGATAGATATGTGTATGTGGAATTCTGAGAGTATTATGGTTTAGAAAAAGAATAATCCCCATGGGAGTTAAAGTCAAGGAAAAAATAGCACACTATATGAAATAGGGTTGTCCCTGAAAATATGCCTTGAACGTGTTATAGTGTGCTATAGCATGCTATTAATGAGACATTGTATACCGATTAATTTAACGAAATAATTTTTTATATGCAATAGCATGATGGTATGCACATTTTTACATGCCATAATAACGATTTCGAGGTTCGTACATCTCGAGAACTTGTCTAACCGACAAGAGCATATCAAATCTGATAGCAGTAAGAAATAAAGGCATGGTTAACGCTACATCAGTCGTGCACCATGTGCATCACGAGCCTTCTCTCCACGGTGCTTCCAATCAGTAAAGCATCATTACTGTACGACGGTCCTTACGTTTATCTTGTTAGTAATTCGATTTTTTAGTGTTCTAAATAATTTAAGTTAAATAAATTTTCCTTTTTCTACACTACAAaacatatgcaaaagaagaatgtAAATTCATTCTCCCTTTGTTtgaaaatataagatgttttgcaTATTTTAATATGAACTACATATGGACTAAGATCATCTACTCCATGACCTGTAAATCCGGTCCCTCAAACGTCCGTGAACGCGTCTGGGCGCGTCCGTAGACACTGATCGGGCGTGTCTTGAATAATGCCTTCCACACCCTTGTCCTTCATATCCAAACCATCAAAACCATACAAACCTATGCAATGCTACGCGTAAATGTCGATCATCACACATATTTTATCAGATCATCATTTCCTTGCCGGACAAAATAAGCATAGGTCGTCATATTTAACGGCAAACAATGcaaactaatttaaacataaataaaatataaacacAAGGGCGAAGGGCGGAGGAATAACCATTTCCTCGCCTTCCCCTACCGATCGTCTACGCGGCTGTGCCCGTACCCGCGCTGCTGCTAATATACCATAGTCCTCTTCCCCTCGCCCGCgtttctcttcctccctccctctctctctctctctctcgctcgctctccctctctctctccctctccctccctctctctccctctttctccctCCATACACCTCCTCTGGCCGCCGCCCTTTCTCCTCCTCCATCCCTCGACCCTCTTCCCTCCTCCCTccacttccctctctctctcctccctctcttcttatagaaatattaggTCAAGAACCTCCCTCTGTTCTTGTAGAATTTTGTAGTATAGAAAATTTATGTATAAAAATTTGTAGTATAGAAAATTTAGGTATAAAAATTTGTAGTATAGAAAATTTAGGTATAAATGTTTAGTGTGGATGTCATCATGACTTTTATTAAAAAGTAGGAAATATTAAGTGCCCATTTGTCGAAACAGGAATTAGGtggcattccggcaaaacatagcacATTTTTTATGTCACTGCTCCATAAATGTAATGTTAAATTACTTATGATTTGGTTTAAATTGCAGTCTGTCGGAATTCCTCATGCGACTTTTATTATGTTTTTGATAGAGGAATCCCAACTGTTATCATGGGGGTCCTTTCCTATTATTCTTCTCATGATATATTACTTGGTATAATCcgtgagaaagagagaggaaaCGACCAGCACTTACGGTCGAAATATCAGAGGGAGAATcttgactgttgttgtgggggtcgcttccctCTTCCACTTCTCGCGATATATACTTTGGTATAATgcacgagagagggagaggaagcgaCCATCACCAACAGTTCAAATGTCGGAGGAAGAATCATGAGTGTTCTCGTGGGGTCGTTGccctcttcctcttcatcttctcGCGATATATACCTAGGTACAATGAGcgagagaagaagaggaagcaacCAGCATCGACGGTCAAAATATCAGAGGAAGAATCCTGATTGTTGTCGTGGGGTCGCTTCCTCCTCCATTCCCGTGTGCTAGAGGTTTTAATAATGCAAGCGGGAATGAAAAGATGAGCGATCATCACCGAAGATCAAAATATTAGTGTGAGGGAATATCCACCAACATACATCATCATATCagtgtgagggagtgtccaccaataTACTCTTAGTTTATATGCTGCGTGTGCTGATTCAAAACAGAACTTCACTGGCTGGTGCGTAGAGCAAAAGGAAATACTTTGCTACCCTCCATACTGGGTCTAATCTTTCACATAACTATGGTAGGGCCATGAGTTTCAGGCTGCCATGTTTCTTAAATGTTTGTTTCCTGCTTTGTTTCTTACTGTTGTTGTATTCTTGTTTTATCCTGTTTGGGGCTTCGTCTTTCATTTTCGAACAAATACCCATTGTATTATTATTACATGAAACACATCGCACATATATAAAAAAACTGATCCTTTTATTCATCACAACAAAGACAACTACATGCCCACATGGGGGCTACATCGGATCTTCTGGAGTAGAAAGGACTACTCGATCCCATCTTGTTATTCGAATTGGAAACAAACACTGAAAATAAGAACACTAGCCTCTATTGGTTAGAGTGGGCGCACGTAGGCACCAAGCGCATCAAGATATATCCCGCTGCGCGCAAAGAACCCAACGATGCTACTATTCTTCTGCACGGCTATGGTGAAAGGGGTTCCCTTCGCTTCTCCGAAAGGCCCGTAAGTCTTCACATTGGTGATAAATTTCAAGGAAGTTATTATGTTGTGTAGGTCTTTGTCATAAATGCCGAATGTTCCAGAAACTTCCTTCACAAACTCAGAAGCGCCGagcacaaactgcattggaacaaAAAAGAGAAGTACGATTAGTTGCTTATATATGCAAGTGTGAAAATTCCATAAATATTTCTTCGGGGTCCACTGACCGTGTTTTGATTTCCTCCCGAACCTCCCCATGGTCCAGCGGTGTGCTTCTGTCCAGTCTGGTCAACATAAGAAAATTTGATTGAATCAACAATTGAGCCGCTGCTAACTGTGATGCTCTCCAGACGCCTTGGTACTGCCTCTAAAATGTCTTTATCATCCCCTCCATTTCCACCCCATGGTCCAAGCTTTGTGAGAAGGCTCTACATGATATAATGATTATATGATGTTTTGTTTAAATAAAAGGATCAATTAATGTGGGCAAAAATTGATAGCTATATCTTGAAATAAATACATGCGGTATTCAGCAAACCTCTGATTTCAACACGGGGCAAAACCCATGGATAGTGAGTTCTATGATGTTACCGTCGCTCCTTTGTTCATGGAACTTTTTGTGGATGACACCGTTTGCCATTGCAAACTGTCCCGTCCCACCAACAATAGCCCACTCGCCTTCTTCAACAGATATCCCCATCACTTGAAGCGTTGACCCCTTAAACCTGTACAATGTTCATATATTGTTAGTACATGTATCATGCACCCAAATAGACTGTAATAGGGTACTTCCTAATAATAGAATCAGATGTAATCTAACTATAATGTATATGAAAATGTGTCACTTGACAAAGATATATAACCGTGTTTTCTAATTTTGCGACAACTAATGTATATATAACCATGTGTTTGTGTGTGTACGCACCTTTCAATCTCAAAGGTTATGCTGAAAGTATTCTCCCAGTTACCAGCATAGATATGCAGGCCTTGCGCACGCGCAACGACAGTGGCGCCAGGGCTAGGGCCATCACATATCGACCAGTTGTTAACAACAGTCGAACCCAAACCAGTAGTGGCATTGGAGTCTATTATAACTGACTGATTTTGGTTTGAACCGAGGGGCGTGTGGAAAAGGTACAGGTTGCTGAAGTTGAGCTCAGTGATCTCTACAAACGCGGCGGAGGGAGTTTTCTGGAAATTGGCCATGGTGACTGGTGAGTTGGGCGGGGCTCTGGCTCAAGAGATGATGTAGGCATATGAGATGCTAGTATTGCTGTGTGTGATAACAGGAAGGTTGGGAGTGTTATTTATAGATAGCCAAGGCCAATGCAAGCGTGTCTAGGCTTAGATGGACCGAAACATCCCACGTGttttgtgcttgtgaggatcagCCATGTGTACCATGAACACGCTAGGATACGTACAAGGGGAGAACTGTTGGTGCTGACTCACCGTTGTGCATCACGAGCAAGGGAATCACTCGTTTTTAGATATGATGACagtaagatctaatgtatgtagttaaacattaatgcttctaagtctttgtgaaaatatacccgtatgaattttgaagaattaactgttggatggatcggattattattgtatgtttcctAAAAAATCTTGAAATTAAGAATATGAACACGCTAGGATACGTACAAGGGGAGAACTGATGGCGCTGGCTCACCCTCGTACGGGTAACTCATACTGTACACCTCGTGCAACACGAGCTCATGCCAGGATAAGATTTTGCGTGGGAGGCCGCAATTACTGATTAGCTGCATGTTGTCAGTTGCAAAATGAGTTTGCCATCTGAACGGCAAGCTGTGGAATCCTATGGGATGAACCATGAAATGGAGAGCTGAAGATGATTACTACTGGTTCAAGAGAGATAGGGCCGTGAATCACGCCTATCTTCAAACTTCAGATCTCAAGCATCTTAGAAATTTTTATTCCGAGCATAAATTGTGTTTGAAAATTTCAGATGATAACTGAGTACCAATTTTTGATAACCTTTGTAATTATACAACTCACTATCCCTTAGGCTCCGTTTGGAATGTAGTTTTTATACTACCCTTGTAATATTCTACATTTGTATTATACTTGTCTCCAATCGAATACACTCATAGGATAGTATTTTTAATCCAGTTGTAAAATGACAGTAACTTCTTAAACAAACACCGGCGGAAGGAGCCGAGCCTGGATGCCCTGTGGAGATCTGGCTGCTGCGCCCATGGTTTTCATTTTCAGTGGTATTTCAATGAAATTCACTGAatttcattaatttcagtagACACTGAAATATTACGTTTCGGTCAAAATATTTCAGCAATTTCAATAGTACACTCGaaatcaaatattttttaaatatttttcaaaaatttcaaatttttaatTAAATTCAAATGAATATTTCGGCCCTTTGGCCGAAATGCAAACTGAAATTACTGAATTTCAGTGATTTCGGTTGGTGCTGAATTTTTTTCTATACTGAAATTTAAAACTATGGCCGCGCCTCGTCCTGCTCGTCGTGCTGTTGGCCACCCCGTGGCTACTCATCGTCTACTGCCACCGCGCGGCGCCCGTTTGGCCGACGCACCAGTACCTAGTCATCGCCTCCCCCGCGCCCGGCCACGAGGACGGCGCCCAGCCGCGCTTCCCTCCGTACAGGAGCAGCAGGTCAAGAAGCTCCTGATCGCCTAGCCGCGCTTCCCCTCCGTCCAGGAGCAGCAAACACTGGTACCCGTGGATCGACATGTGCCAGTACCTCGTCAACAGCCGCCTCGGCGTGCCCCTGCTCCACGACGTGCGCTTTGCCTCTACGGTGCTGCCTCTCCCTCTTCTTCCCATCGTCTCTTCGTCT belongs to Hordeum vulgare subsp. vulgare unplaced genomic scaffold, MorexV3_pseudomolecules_assembly, whole genome shotgun sequence and includes:
- the LOC123418464 gene encoding mannose/glucose-specific lectin-like, whose amino-acid sequence is MANFQKTPSAAFVEITELNFSNLYLFHTPLGSNQNQSVIIDSNATTGLGSTVVNNWSICDGPSPGATVVARAQGLHIYAGNWENTFSITFEIERFKGSTLQVMGISVEEGEWAIVGGTGQFAMANGVIHKKFHEQRSDGNIIELTIHGFCPVLKSESLLTKLGPWGGNGGDDKDILEAVPRRLESITVSSGSIVDSIKFSYVDQTGQKHTAGPWGGSGGNQNTFVLGASEFVKEVSGTFGIYDKDLHNIITSLKFITNVKTYGPFGEAKGTPFTIAVQKNSSIVGFFARSGIYLDALGAYVRPL